One part of the Glycine soja cultivar W05 chromosome 11, ASM419377v2, whole genome shotgun sequence genome encodes these proteins:
- the LOC114374898 gene encoding glucan endo-1,3-beta-glucosidase-like, which translates to MSVILLLLGILSSTGVVEFTGAQFQSVGVCYGGKGNNLPKMQAVVDLYKSNRIDKIRLYHPDEGALQALRGSNIEVILGVPNDQLQSLINVANATNWVNKYVKAYSQNVKFKYIAVGNEIHPGDSLAGSVLPALENIQNAISAANLQCQVKVSTAIDTTLLGYSYPPNDGVFSSSASSYIRPIVNFLARNGAPLLANVYPYFAYVNNPQNIALDYALFTKQGNNVVGYQNLFDAMLDSVYAALEKVGAPNVTVVVSESGWPSEGGAVAATVQNAGTYYRNLISHAKGGTPKRPNGPIEIYLYAMFDENQKQGQEIQQHFGLFRLDKSPVPTFEIMRPNPKFKLNF; encoded by the exons ATGTCTGTCATATTGCTGCTTCTTGGAATATTATCTTCCACTGGAGTAGTAGAATTTACag GGGCACAATTCCAATCCGTGGGTGTGTGTTATGGAGGAAAAGGAAACAACCTACCAAAAATGCAAGCAGTGGTGGATTTATACAAATCAAACCGAATTGACAAAATCCGTTTATACCATCCAGACGAAGGAGCCCTTCAAGCCCTCAGAGGTTCAAACATAGAGGTGATCCTCGGTGTCCCTAATGACCAACTTCAATCTCTCATCAATGTTGCAAATGCCACAAATTGGGTCAACAAGTACGTGAAAGCATACTCACAAAACGTGAAATTCAAGTACATTGCAGTTGGTAACGAAATTCACCCTGGTGACTCTTTAGCAGGGTCTGTACTTCCAGCACTTGAAAACATTCAGAACGCAATTTCTGCCGCCAATTTACAATGCCAAGTCAAGGTGTCAACAGCAATAGACACCACTTTACTTGGCTACTCTTACCCACCAAACGATGGCGTTTTCAGCAGTAGTGCAAGTTCATACATAAGACCAATTGTAAACTTTTTAGCAAGAAATGGAGCTCCACTTCTCGCAAACGTGTACCCTTACTTCGCCTATGTTAACAACCCACAAAACATTGCTCTTGACTATGCCTTGTTTACTAAACAAGGTAACAACGTGGTTGGGTACCAAAACCTGTTTGATGCAATGTTGGATTCTGTGTATGCTGCTCTGGAGAAAGTGGGGGCACCCAATGTGACGGTTGTTGTGTCTGAGAGTGGGTGGCCATCTGAAGGTGGAGCAGTAGCAGCCACTGTTCAAAACGCAGGAACCTATTACCGCAACTTGATTAGCCATGCCAAGGGTGGAACCCCAAAGAGGCCTAATGGTCCCATAGAGATTTATCTCTATGCCATGTTTGATGAAAACCAGAAGCAGGGTCAAGAAATTCAGCAACACTTCGGTCTCTTCAGACTTGACAAATCACCTGTGCCGACTTTCGAAATTATGAGGCCCAACCCCAAATTtaagcttaatttttaa
- the LOC114375904 gene encoding uncharacterized protein LOC114375904 isoform X1, with translation MENASDNINRFSNPNANANATATTSTSGFTFSTPSVSGLSRPRFVKVRKPNNAPAFNPFRNGAAAAANVNAAFATTDFASRIADPFRNLKIDAKGEFAFATNDSSRVDENSVSEQINNLKIVTDNDDSDDLRNELKKKLSIKEGGGSNAAVAENSANEVLYQMKKLNMNDAISSSNVHNSAVHVEPSLENVTTFRNRETEAAEDLLRKFDKLNIVKEKKEDCDKPNLCNPFVEGIHPRVASGGAQVASEDFGMSQGAASALASVSVFFQPAGVGKREEFVFTGKQDISGSSFVEFKTPAPQIGKEGKLKEKGSKVRMNKSREKPKHYSSAPPWHGQSFVLKESVPQDEPQGSPMDVSQYQEKLAENERSRENSLTSNESFSVDNNNTVNDSEPTSSIDPIDEDLIGAAESLNINGGDVAHRDTKEESSEDQMCENSYVEDPKDESVSGVETESFKSANDEVDITSDASGVSAETEAHDSDRMLHLDSALSSRNVNVSGFTFAAASSAEAQSSSPKRLHKKKNVGHDPYNYTPNIKVPYSSSSVAFSPFSGTSSLFTSGQSLKPEVSSPPPKTSDSDENQEKGIKEAQEGCERWRLRGNQAYKKGDLSMAENCYKQGLSCISKEASRSCLRALLLCYSNLAATHMSLGRMRDALEDCKMAAEIDQNFLKVQLRAANCYLALGEVEGASQYFKRCLQSGTDVCVDRKIAVEASDGLQKAQKVSDLINHSAQLLQRRTASDAERALEHINKALIISSYSEKLLEMKAEALLMLCRYEEVIQLCGKTLDSAEKNACPLDAGCKVTDLDNSQLSKGFYFRIWRCSMMLKAYIHLGKFEEGLSLLEQQEEKMSAINKFCPCRSGSKVLDSLIPLAAIIREPLHHKTAGNAAFQAGRHAEAVEYYTSALSCNVESRPFAAVCYCNRAAAYKALGQITDAIADCSLAIALDGNYLKALSRRATLFEMIRDYAQAASDLRRLVSLLSKGVEDNANQLGISDKSIHYTNDLKHSRVRLLEMEEEARKEIPLDMYLILGVEPSVSISEIKKAYRKAALRHHPDKAGQSLTKSDNGDDQIWKVIAEEVHRDADRLFKIIGEAYAVLSDPAKRTRYDAEEEMRNSQKRRHGPIGKTNVDAQYYPFEQSSRKQWRDVYRSYGNSSFRGSEPGRSSRK, from the exons ATGGAAAACGCCAGTGACAATATTAATAGGTTTTCGAATCCAAACGCAAACGCGAACGCAACCGCAACGACCTCGACCTCAGGTTTCACGTTCAGTACCCCTTCCGTTTCGGGCCTGTCCCGGCCCAGATTCGTGAAGGTCCGCAAGCCCAACAACGCCCCCGCCTTCAATCCATTTCGCAACGGCGCTGCTGCGGCCGCCAACGTCAATGCCGCATTCGCCACCACCGATTTCGCCTCACGAATCGCCGATCCATTCAGGAATCTCAAAATCGACGCCAAAGGTGAGTTCGCCTTTGCCACTAATGATTCCTCACGTGTTGATGAAAATTCGGTATCTGAACAGATCAACAATTTGAAGATTGTTACCGATAACGACGATTCGGACGACCTACGGAATGAGCTCAAGAAGAAATTGAGCATTAAAGAAGGAGGAGGTAGTAATGCTGCAGTTGCTGAGAACTCAGCGAATGAAGTATTATATCAAATGAAGAAACTGAATATGAATGACGCTATTAGTAGTAGTAATGTTCATAATAGTGCAGTTCATGTTGAACCTAGTTTGGAAAATGTGACAACTTTTCGAAATCGTGAAACGGAAGCTGCAGAAGATTTGTTGAGGAAATTTGATAAGTTAAACATAGTTAAGGAGAAGAAGGAGGATTGTGATAAACCGAACTTGTGTAATCCTTTTGTGGAGGGAATCCACCCAAGAGTTGCAAGTGGTGGTGCTCAAGTTGCTTCGGAAGACTTTGGAATGTCACAAGGTGCTGCTTCAGCTTTGGCCTCTGTTTCTGTGTTCTTTCAGCCTGCTGGAGTTGGCAAGAGGGAGGAATTTGTGTTTACTGGTAAACAAGATATTTCAGGTTCATCTTTTGTTGAGTTTAAAACACCTGCACCACAAATTGGCAAAGAAGGAAAACTTAAGGAAAAAGGGAGTAAAGTGAGAATGAATAAGAGTAGAGAAAAGCCAAAGCATTATAGCTCGGCCCCGCCGTGGCATGGACAAAgttttgttttgaaagaaaGTGTTCCCCAGGATGAACCGCAGGGTTCACCAATGGACGTGTCACAGTATCAGGAAAAACTGGCTGAAAATGAAAGGTCGAGGGAAAATTCTTTGACATCCAATGAGTCATTTAGTGTTGATAACAACAATACAGTTAATGATTCAGAACCAACATCTTCTATTGATCCTATTGATGAAGATCTAATTGGCGCGGCAGAGAGCTTGAATATAAATGGGGGTGATGTTGCACACAGAGACACAAAGGAGGAAAGTTCAGAGGATCAAATGTGTGAAAATAGTTATGTTGAAGACCCAAAGGACGAGTCAGTTTCCGGGGTTGAAACTGAAAGCTTTAAGTCTGCCAATGATGAAGTGGACATAACTAGTGATGCATCTGGTGTATCAGCAGAAACAGAAGCCCATGATAGTGATAGAATGTTGCATCTTGACAGTGCTTTGAGTTCAAGAAATGTAAATGTGTCTGGCTTCACATTTGCTGCTGCTTCTTCAGCTGAAGCTCAATCAAGTAGCCCAAAACGTcttcacaaaaagaaaaatgttggcCACGATCCTTACAACTACACACCAAACATAAAGGTTCCTTATTCATCATCGTCTGTGGCATTTTCTCCATTTTCTGGGACTTCATCTCTTTTCACATCAGGGCAAAGTTTAAAACCCGAGGTGTCCTCTCCTCCGCCCAAAACAAGTGATTCTGATGAGAATCAGGAGAAGGGGATAAAGGAGGCTCAGGAAGGCTGTGAAAGGTGGAGGCTCCG AGGAAACCAAGCCTATAAAAAGGGGGATCTGTCTATGGCTGAGAATTGTTACAAACAAGGGCTTAGTTGTATATCTAAAGAAGCATCTCGTAGCTGTCTCAGGGCTTTGCTGCTATGTTATAGCAACCTTGCTGCCACACACATGTCTCTTGGTAGGATGAGAGATGCACTAGAAGATTGTAAGATGGCTGCTGAAATAGATCAAAATTTCCTCAAGGTGCAACTTAGAGCAGCAAA TTGTTACCTTGCTCTGGGGGAAGTTGAAGGTGCATCACAATATTTTAAAAGGTGCTTGCAATCAGGAACTGATGTTTGTGTGGATCGAAAAATTGCTGTGGAAGCCTCTGATGGCTTACAAAAGGCACAg AAAGTATCAGATCTCATCAATCATTCTGCTCAGCTTTTGCAAAGAAGAACGGCCTCTGATGCAGAGAGAGCATTAGAACATATTAATAAGGCGTTAATAATAAGTTCATACTCTGAAAAATTGCTTGAAATGAAAGCAGAGGCTCTCCTAATG CTTTGTAGGTATGAGGAGGTGATTCAGCTGTGTGGCAAGACCCTTGATTCTGCTGAGAAGAATGCCTGTCCTTTGGATGCTGGTTGCAAAGTCACGGATCTGGATAATTCACAACTCTCAAAAGGTTTCTACTTCAGAATATGGCGATGCTCAATGATGCTTAAAGCATACATTCACCTAGGAAAATTTGAAGAGGGTCTTTCTTTGCTGGAGCAACAAGAGGAAAAGATGTCTGCCATAAACAA ATTCTGTCCCTGCAGGAGTGGAAGCAAGGTTTTGGATTCACTCATACCTCTAGCTGCCATCATACGTGAGCCCTTGCACCATAAG ACTGCAGGGAATGCAGCATTTCAGGCTGGAAGGCATGCAGAAGCTGTTGAATACTATACATCTGCTTTGTCATGTAATGTGGAGTCTCGTCCATTTGCAGCTGTCTGTTATTGTAATCGTGCTGCTGCATATAAAGCTTTAGGTCAAATAACTGATGCTATTGCAGATTGCAGTCTAGCTATAGCTCTTGATGGAAATTATTTGAAG GCACTTTCTAGACGTGCAACTCTGTTTGAGATGATTAGAGATTATGCACAAGCAGCCAGTGATCTTAGGAGGCTTGTCTCTCTTCTCAGTAAGGGGGTGGAGGACAATGCCAATCAGCTTGGAATATCTGATAAATCAATTCATTATACAAATGATTTGAAACATAGTCGTGTTCGTCTTTTGGAAATGGAAGAGGAAGCCAGAAAGGAGATCCCTCTTGATATGTACCTCATTTT GGGAGTTGAACCATCTGTTTCGATATCTGAAATCAAGAAGGCCTATCGGAAAGCTGCACTGAGACACCACCCGGACAAG GCCGGCCAGTCTTTGACCAAAAGTGACAATGGAGATGATCAGATATGGAAGGTTATTGCTGAAGAAGTACACAGAGATGCTGATCGgcttttcaaaataattggGGAGGCATATGCCGTGCTATCAGACCCTGCCaag CGGACACGTTATGatgcagaagaagaaatgaGGAATTCCCAAAAGAGACGCCATGGACCTATAGGTAAAACTAATGTGGATGCCCAGTATTACCCATTTGAACAAAGCAGCAGGAAACAGTGGAGAGATGTTTATAGATCATATGGTAATTCATCTTTTCGAGGTTCTGAACCTGGCCGATCAAGCAGGAAGTAA
- the LOC114375904 gene encoding uncharacterized protein LOC114375904 isoform X2, producing MENASDNINRFSNPNANANATATTSTSGFTFSTPSVSGLSRPRFVKVRKPNNAPAFNPFRNGAAAAANVNAAFATTDFASRIADPFRNLKIDAKGEFAFATNDSSRVDENSVSEQINNLKIVTDNDDSDDLRNELKKKLSIKEGGGSNAAVAENSANEVLYQMKKLNMNDAISSSNVHNSAVHVEPSLENVTTFRNRETEAAEDLLRKFDKLNIVKEKKEDCDKPNLCNPFVEGIHPRVASGGAQVASEDFGMSQGAASALASVSVFFQPAGVGKREEFVFTGKQDISGSSFVEFKTPAPQIGKEGKLKEKGSKVRMNKSREKPKHYSSAPPWHGQSFVLKESVPQDEPQGSPMDVSQYQEKLAENERSRENSLTSNESFSVDNNNTVNDSEPTSSIDPIDEDLIGAAESLNINGGDVAHRDTKEESSEDQMCENSYVEDPKDESVSGVETESFKSANDEVDITSDASGVSAETEAHDSDRMLHLDSALSSRNVNVSGFTFAAASSAEAQSSSPKRLHKKKNVGHDPYNYTPNIKVPYSSSSVAFSPFSGTSSLFTSGQSLKPEVSSPPPKTSDSDENQEKGIKEAQEGCERWRLRGNQAYKKGDLSMAENCYKQGLSCISKEASRSCLRALLLCYSNLAATHMSLGRMRDALEDCKMAAEIDQNFLKVQLRAANCYLALGEVEGASQYFKRCLQSGTDVCVDRKIAVEASDGLQKAQKVSDLINHSAQLLQRRTASDAERALEHINKALIISSYSEKLLEMKAEALLMLCRYEEVIQLCGKTLDSAEKNACPLDAGCKVTDLDNSQLSKGFYFRIWRCSMMLKAYIHLGKFEEGLSLLEQQEEKMSAINKSGSKVLDSLIPLAAIIREPLHHKTAGNAAFQAGRHAEAVEYYTSALSCNVESRPFAAVCYCNRAAAYKALGQITDAIADCSLAIALDGNYLKALSRRATLFEMIRDYAQAASDLRRLVSLLSKGVEDNANQLGISDKSIHYTNDLKHSRVRLLEMEEEARKEIPLDMYLILGVEPSVSISEIKKAYRKAALRHHPDKAGQSLTKSDNGDDQIWKVIAEEVHRDADRLFKIIGEAYAVLSDPAKRTRYDAEEEMRNSQKRRHGPIGKTNVDAQYYPFEQSSRKQWRDVYRSYGNSSFRGSEPGRSSRK from the exons ATGGAAAACGCCAGTGACAATATTAATAGGTTTTCGAATCCAAACGCAAACGCGAACGCAACCGCAACGACCTCGACCTCAGGTTTCACGTTCAGTACCCCTTCCGTTTCGGGCCTGTCCCGGCCCAGATTCGTGAAGGTCCGCAAGCCCAACAACGCCCCCGCCTTCAATCCATTTCGCAACGGCGCTGCTGCGGCCGCCAACGTCAATGCCGCATTCGCCACCACCGATTTCGCCTCACGAATCGCCGATCCATTCAGGAATCTCAAAATCGACGCCAAAGGTGAGTTCGCCTTTGCCACTAATGATTCCTCACGTGTTGATGAAAATTCGGTATCTGAACAGATCAACAATTTGAAGATTGTTACCGATAACGACGATTCGGACGACCTACGGAATGAGCTCAAGAAGAAATTGAGCATTAAAGAAGGAGGAGGTAGTAATGCTGCAGTTGCTGAGAACTCAGCGAATGAAGTATTATATCAAATGAAGAAACTGAATATGAATGACGCTATTAGTAGTAGTAATGTTCATAATAGTGCAGTTCATGTTGAACCTAGTTTGGAAAATGTGACAACTTTTCGAAATCGTGAAACGGAAGCTGCAGAAGATTTGTTGAGGAAATTTGATAAGTTAAACATAGTTAAGGAGAAGAAGGAGGATTGTGATAAACCGAACTTGTGTAATCCTTTTGTGGAGGGAATCCACCCAAGAGTTGCAAGTGGTGGTGCTCAAGTTGCTTCGGAAGACTTTGGAATGTCACAAGGTGCTGCTTCAGCTTTGGCCTCTGTTTCTGTGTTCTTTCAGCCTGCTGGAGTTGGCAAGAGGGAGGAATTTGTGTTTACTGGTAAACAAGATATTTCAGGTTCATCTTTTGTTGAGTTTAAAACACCTGCACCACAAATTGGCAAAGAAGGAAAACTTAAGGAAAAAGGGAGTAAAGTGAGAATGAATAAGAGTAGAGAAAAGCCAAAGCATTATAGCTCGGCCCCGCCGTGGCATGGACAAAgttttgttttgaaagaaaGTGTTCCCCAGGATGAACCGCAGGGTTCACCAATGGACGTGTCACAGTATCAGGAAAAACTGGCTGAAAATGAAAGGTCGAGGGAAAATTCTTTGACATCCAATGAGTCATTTAGTGTTGATAACAACAATACAGTTAATGATTCAGAACCAACATCTTCTATTGATCCTATTGATGAAGATCTAATTGGCGCGGCAGAGAGCTTGAATATAAATGGGGGTGATGTTGCACACAGAGACACAAAGGAGGAAAGTTCAGAGGATCAAATGTGTGAAAATAGTTATGTTGAAGACCCAAAGGACGAGTCAGTTTCCGGGGTTGAAACTGAAAGCTTTAAGTCTGCCAATGATGAAGTGGACATAACTAGTGATGCATCTGGTGTATCAGCAGAAACAGAAGCCCATGATAGTGATAGAATGTTGCATCTTGACAGTGCTTTGAGTTCAAGAAATGTAAATGTGTCTGGCTTCACATTTGCTGCTGCTTCTTCAGCTGAAGCTCAATCAAGTAGCCCAAAACGTcttcacaaaaagaaaaatgttggcCACGATCCTTACAACTACACACCAAACATAAAGGTTCCTTATTCATCATCGTCTGTGGCATTTTCTCCATTTTCTGGGACTTCATCTCTTTTCACATCAGGGCAAAGTTTAAAACCCGAGGTGTCCTCTCCTCCGCCCAAAACAAGTGATTCTGATGAGAATCAGGAGAAGGGGATAAAGGAGGCTCAGGAAGGCTGTGAAAGGTGGAGGCTCCG AGGAAACCAAGCCTATAAAAAGGGGGATCTGTCTATGGCTGAGAATTGTTACAAACAAGGGCTTAGTTGTATATCTAAAGAAGCATCTCGTAGCTGTCTCAGGGCTTTGCTGCTATGTTATAGCAACCTTGCTGCCACACACATGTCTCTTGGTAGGATGAGAGATGCACTAGAAGATTGTAAGATGGCTGCTGAAATAGATCAAAATTTCCTCAAGGTGCAACTTAGAGCAGCAAA TTGTTACCTTGCTCTGGGGGAAGTTGAAGGTGCATCACAATATTTTAAAAGGTGCTTGCAATCAGGAACTGATGTTTGTGTGGATCGAAAAATTGCTGTGGAAGCCTCTGATGGCTTACAAAAGGCACAg AAAGTATCAGATCTCATCAATCATTCTGCTCAGCTTTTGCAAAGAAGAACGGCCTCTGATGCAGAGAGAGCATTAGAACATATTAATAAGGCGTTAATAATAAGTTCATACTCTGAAAAATTGCTTGAAATGAAAGCAGAGGCTCTCCTAATG CTTTGTAGGTATGAGGAGGTGATTCAGCTGTGTGGCAAGACCCTTGATTCTGCTGAGAAGAATGCCTGTCCTTTGGATGCTGGTTGCAAAGTCACGGATCTGGATAATTCACAACTCTCAAAAGGTTTCTACTTCAGAATATGGCGATGCTCAATGATGCTTAAAGCATACATTCACCTAGGAAAATTTGAAGAGGGTCTTTCTTTGCTGGAGCAACAAGAGGAAAAGATGTCTGCCATAAACAA GAGTGGAAGCAAGGTTTTGGATTCACTCATACCTCTAGCTGCCATCATACGTGAGCCCTTGCACCATAAG ACTGCAGGGAATGCAGCATTTCAGGCTGGAAGGCATGCAGAAGCTGTTGAATACTATACATCTGCTTTGTCATGTAATGTGGAGTCTCGTCCATTTGCAGCTGTCTGTTATTGTAATCGTGCTGCTGCATATAAAGCTTTAGGTCAAATAACTGATGCTATTGCAGATTGCAGTCTAGCTATAGCTCTTGATGGAAATTATTTGAAG GCACTTTCTAGACGTGCAACTCTGTTTGAGATGATTAGAGATTATGCACAAGCAGCCAGTGATCTTAGGAGGCTTGTCTCTCTTCTCAGTAAGGGGGTGGAGGACAATGCCAATCAGCTTGGAATATCTGATAAATCAATTCATTATACAAATGATTTGAAACATAGTCGTGTTCGTCTTTTGGAAATGGAAGAGGAAGCCAGAAAGGAGATCCCTCTTGATATGTACCTCATTTT GGGAGTTGAACCATCTGTTTCGATATCTGAAATCAAGAAGGCCTATCGGAAAGCTGCACTGAGACACCACCCGGACAAG GCCGGCCAGTCTTTGACCAAAAGTGACAATGGAGATGATCAGATATGGAAGGTTATTGCTGAAGAAGTACACAGAGATGCTGATCGgcttttcaaaataattggGGAGGCATATGCCGTGCTATCAGACCCTGCCaag CGGACACGTTATGatgcagaagaagaaatgaGGAATTCCCAAAAGAGACGCCATGGACCTATAGGTAAAACTAATGTGGATGCCCAGTATTACCCATTTGAACAAAGCAGCAGGAAACAGTGGAGAGATGTTTATAGATCATATGGTAATTCATCTTTTCGAGGTTCTGAACCTGGCCGATCAAGCAGGAAGTAA
- the LOC114374926 gene encoding uncharacterized protein LOC114374926, protein MAPLSLPLNLKWTPSNVKAIAPATTTGKVPEVPLPEKIRNSRILVLGGTGRVGGSTATALSNLCPDLQILVAGRNREKGEALTAKLGGNSEFACVDIDDVNSLETALKSVDLVVHAAGPFQQAERCSVLEAAINTKTAYLDVCDDTSYAWRAKSLMNMALDANVPAITTGGIYPGVSNVMAAELVRAASESEDKPERLRFYYYTAGTGGAGPTILATSFMLLGEEVVAYNKGEKIRMRPYSGMLNVDFGKGIGKRDVYLLNLPEVSSAHKILGVPSVSARFGTSPFFWNWGMEAMTKLLPSEFLRDRNKVQSLVQLFDPAVRAMDGISGERVSMRVDLECASGRNTVGIFSHRRLSVSVGIATAAFALAILEGSTQPGVWFPEETQGIPIEAREILLNRASQGTFNFIMNRSPWMVETNPKEFGLGIYL, encoded by the exons ATGGCGCCACTTTCATTGCCTCTGAATTTGAAATGGACGCCGTCGAATGTGAAGGCCATCGCTCCCGCCACCACCACCGGCAAGGTCCCCGAGGTGCCGCTGCCGGAGAAGATCCGCAACTCGAGAATCCTCGTCCTCGGCGGAACGGGTCGGGTTGGAGGCTCCACCGCCACTGCGCTCTCCAACTTATGTCCCGATCTTCAAATCCTCGTCGCCGGCCGAAACAG GGAGAAAGGTGAAGCTCTCACAGCAAAACTTGGCGGCAATTCAGAATTCGCTTGTGTCGACATCGACGACGTGAATTCGCTGGAAACGGCGTTGAAGA GTGTAGATCTCGTAGTTCATGCCGCTGGTCCCTTCCAACAAGCAGAAAGATGTAGCGTGCTAGAAGCTGCAATAAATACTAAG ACTGCGTATCTTGATGTTTGTGATGATACGAGCTATGCATGGCGTGCGAAATCCTTGATGAATATGGCGTTGGATGCAAATGTTCCGGCTATAACAACCGGAGGAATATACCCTGGAGTTAGCAATG TCATGGCAGCAGAGCTAGTCCGTGCTGCAAGTGAAAGTGAAGATAAGCCAGAGAGGCTAAG ATTCTACTACTACACAGCTGGAACTGGTGGTGCTGGCCCAACCATCTTAGCTACCAGCTTCATGCTGTTAGGAGAGGAAGTAGTTGCATATAACAAAG GAGAAAAGATCAGAATGAGGCCGTATAGTGGAATGCTCAACGTTGACTTTGGAAAAGGAATTGGCAAAAGAGATGTTTATCTATT GAATTTACCAGAGGTTAGCAGTGCTCATAAGATTCTAGGAGTGCCAAGTGTAAGTGCTCGATTTGGAACATCACCATTTTTCTGGAATTGGGGAATGGAAGCTATGACAAAACTTCTTCCTTCG GAATTTCTGAGAGACAGAAATAAAGTCCAAAGTTTGGTTCAGTTGTTTGATCCTGCTGTTCGAGCAATGGATGGGATTTCAGGAGAACGCGTATCAATGAGG GTTGATTTGGAGTGCGCAAGTGGACGCAATACTGTTGGTATATTCAGTCATAGGAGACTTTCAGT ATCTGTTGGAATTGCAACAGCTGCTTTTGCACTTGCAATTCTTGAAGGAAGCACGCAACCCGGAGTTTGGTTTCCTGAAGAG ACTCaaggaattccaattgaagcaAGAGAAATTCTTCTCAATCGTGCTAGCCAGGGAACCTTTAACTTTATAATGAACAG GTCACCATGGATGGTTGAAACGAATCCAAAAGAGTTTGGGTTAGGAATATACTTATAA